In a single window of the Ignavibacteria bacterium genome:
- a CDS encoding 6-carboxytetrahydropterin synthase → MLYITRKFHFSASHSVYNPALSDEENLKKYGKCSNPNGHGHNYEMDVTVAGEVDPEIGYVMDLTELKLLVEKEIINKVDHKNLNLDVDFMKGVLPSTENIAVAIWEQIEGKINSPGRKLYSVKIKETINNSVEYKGKKS, encoded by the coding sequence TTGCTTTATATTACACGCAAGTTCCATTTCAGCGCTTCGCACAGTGTTTATAACCCTGCTTTGAGCGATGAAGAAAACCTGAAAAAGTACGGTAAGTGCTCAAATCCGAACGGGCACGGGCACAATTATGAAATGGATGTAACAGTTGCAGGTGAAGTCGATCCCGAAATTGGGTATGTTATGGACCTCACAGAATTAAAGCTCCTAGTTGAAAAGGAGATAATAAACAAAGTTGACCACAAAAATCTGAACCTGGATGTTGATTTTATGAAGGGCGTGCTCCCTTCAACAGAAAATATTGCTGTAGCTATATGGGAACAGATCGAAGGTAAAATCAACTCTCCCGGCAGAAAATTGTATTCAGTGAAAATAAAGGAAACAATTAACAACTCAGTGGAATACAA